The sequence below is a genomic window from Poseidonibacter antarcticus.
AAGAAATTATAAATACAGATTTAATAAATGATACTACAAAATATGTATCAAAAATTGTATAGTGGATTCATTTGTATTATAATACTAATAGTAAATATTATAAAAAAGAAAATGATGATATATCATTATTTAAATATTAAATAGGATAATAAATGCTTAAATTAACAATAGTCATACTCATAACTGCTTGTTTCTTATTTGGAAATGAAAAAATGAAAAGTATTGAGGAACTAATACCAAACGATAAACAATTAAAAGTAATGATTGAACAAGAACAAGCAGAAAAAGAAAAAGATTCCCTATTTGAAAAGATTATCATACTTGAACTTGAAAAATATGGGGAAAATAAATCTTATTTTGAAAATAAGGATAATAGTGAAATTATTCATAAATTACAAAAAAGATATGAAATAAATAAAAATGAACTTCTTTTTCTAATTTCTTCTTCATTAGAAGACTTTGATTGTCATATTTGTATCCCAAAAATGAATTGGTTTCATTTAAAAGAAGAAAACGATAAATGGACAATTCAAAGTAAAATACTTAATAGAGATTTTACTCTAGGTACATGGGGAAGTTTCCCAATTCCTGAGTTAATTAAAATAGGTAAAAATGATATAGCATTTAAATATATTTTTAGTTATAGTCAAAATGGATATACTGAAACAAAGCTACTAATAGAATCATTTAAAAATGATAAATTCTCAGAAATACTTCAAGAAGATTTTGCTTTTGATGATACAGGTGTTTATGAAGAGAATGAAGAACATAATAACTGGCAAGGGACTTTATCTATAATTAATAAGAATAAAAAACACTATGATTTATTAATTGAAAAAAAAGGACTTAAAGATTTGAAAAAGTTTTATAGTAAACGATTATATGTATTTCAAAATAATAAGTATATTTTAGAATAATTAAATTACCATATGGAATGATTAATGAGTACAAAATTAAAAGAAGATATAAGGACAAATATGCAAAATACACCAGAACAACATAAAATTATTGCCGAGGTAGAAATTGCTTGTGCCTTAAATAAAAAGAGTATTAATGATGGTATAAAAAAATATAATGAAAATGGTCTAGAAAATGTTAGCAAAGGAATTAATCGTTATGTTAAAGCAACCAGAGCTAGATTGCTTCATGCTAAACCAGGTTATATGAAAGTTGCTGGAACAAATGCAAAAGCTATGTTTAAAGTCTTATTTGAATTAGAAAATGAAAAATACATATCAAATTTTATATCTGCTCTTGAAGCAGAACAAAAATTAAGAGAAAAACCAAATGGTGAAGTTACTAAAGCTATTAATAGTGCTAAAGAAACTTTAACGAAAAGAAAAGAAGCACTTGGAGAGAAATAGTTTACCCTCCCGAGCAAAACTATTTCTCAAGTCAAACGTTCCACAACCTCTTACTTTTGGAGCAGTTTTTACTAATGAAAAATTTGTTCCAAAAAGACTTGAATTGTTGAACAAACTCCAAGTGGTACAATATAAATACTAATTGGAATCTACTTCTTTTTTTCTTTTATAGAATTTATTACAAATGCTGCAGATATAAAAATTAATCCTAATATGAATATAAAGAAGTAGTAATATCTATCTTCTTTAAATTGGTTAAATTGCATTTCAAGAATTTCATTTTTTGTAGTTTTTAATAAATAAATTTTATTAGAACTCTTTCGTATAATTAGATAATCATCTTCTTTTAGATCATCAATTGAAAAATGTTTATTAGTAAATTCTTCTTGTTTATTTTTCATATAATTAATACTACGTATATTTGATTTTTCATATGAATTTACTATTTCATTTTTTTTATTTTCGTTTTGATAAAAGAAAAAAAGACTAATTAATATTAATGCAAAACCATATGAGATAAGAACTTCACTTATAAAGTGTAGTCTATTTATTGTTAGATATTTCTTTCTAGTTTCCACATCCTTTTTATCTATTTTAAAATATATAATATAAGCTGCAATAGCACTAGTAATAAAAATAACCGATATAAAAAAATAAAAAAAGTTGTAGGATTTAGTATATGTAGCATATGTAAATCCAGTAAAAAATACACCACTAATAAGTATAAAGATATCTGCCATGGCTTGTTCTTGTTCTAAGTCTTTAAAAAGTTTCATTATAAATATTCTCCTTTGTTTTTTTTTGATTATATATAAATTTTAAATATTAATCCTATTTTTTATTAAGAAGTTTTAGAAGTTTTTTTTGATGGTAGAGCTTCCATCTTTTTAATTAGATGAGAACTCTATAATCAACAAATATAACTTTAATTTCATATATTAGTAATAGAATTAATAGTACCAGATAAAAATGATCAGGCTACAGTTTATAGGACAAAAAATTCTGAAGTCAATGGTTCAACAAACTCTAACTTTCGGAACAGTTTTTACTACTTTTGAGCTTGTTCCAAAAAGACTTGAAATTTGGAGCATGTTCAATAAGTACAGATTGTGGGACTTATTGTTTTATCTCAGAATTAAAAGATTCTGAGATGTAAAAAACATAAACTGCTCTTTCAAAAAAAACTACCCTATACTTACCCTAAAACCATTTTCTAGATATAAATAATAAAAATCAATCCTCATACAAATATAGAGCAGTTTTTAAGATTAAATATTATTACATTCTATTTATCAACTTTAACTAGCAATTAAAATAAAATTTATAATTCTCATATGTACAAAGAAAAAGTACACCACTTTTTTACATTTAATATTCTATAAATCAGAAAAGACTTTGAGTGAATTGATAATCTATATGCTGTTTGATATATGTCACAACAATTATAAAATAATAATAAAATAGTTATTATATGATATTATGAGAAAAAATGATATTCTTAGATTATCAAATTTAAATCAAGGAAATAGTATGAGTTTTATAAGTTTTATTTTTTGGCTTGTTATCTTTATAGGATTAATGTATTTTATAATTTCACATAAACAAAAAATAGAATGGTTTGACGATTTATTTAATGAACAGACCCCATCAACAACTCAAAAATTAAAGCTATTTAGAGGTATAGGCTACTTTTTATTTCTAGTTATGCTTTATTCAATTTTTATCAGCATAGTTAATGGCGAATATACTGATATTATGAAAGCATTAACGCCAATAGGTGTTTTAATATCGGCTTTGTTAGCATCATTCTCTGTTATTGCAAATATAGAAAATACAAATGAAAATGCAAAAAAACAAACATATTTAGGAAAACTAGAAATAATCTCATTAGAGCTTCATAAAGTTTTTGAGAATATAAATCAAGAAATTATAGAAAAACGAGAACTAGATTCTAGAAGTCTCCAACATATAAAATTATTATGTACAATTTATACACCAAAATTATTACCTGATTTTGAAAAATTTCAAAATAGAATTGACGATTCACGAAAAAATGTATTTAGTGATGAGAAAGGTAACATACTAATACCTTCTTCCACTAGTGTAAGAGGACAAGATTATCCAATGTATAAAGAAAATGCAAAATTCGAAGCATCTGTACTAAAAAATATGTGTTCGAGCTTACAAGCTAAAATCATTACAGAAATGAATCAGTATTTATAAAGTGAAATACTAATTCAAATCAAAAAATGCAAAATTAATGTGTCTATTTTTGAATCAAAATTATTCGTGATGAAGAATACGATAAATCAATAGTTGAAGATGTAGAGAATTTTATTAACTTTATAAAAAGTTTAAAAAATCAGAAGTAACTTAAGACAGTTTGTTTAACTATAGAATATATAACTTTTAGTTAAGGATTAATGAGTTATATTTGGTTATTAAATTAATAAGAATGGGAAATAGATGAAAAATGAATTCGAACTTTTTTTAGAAAATAATTTTAAGAAAAATCCTTTGTGTTCTAGACTAAATAGCATTAGTGGTGGGTATTATTGGAAATATGACTTTCTTCTGTTAGAATTATATAAAAACAAGGAATTTAGGAATAATGATTCTTACATTATAGAATATTTTCTAAGTCATTTTGATTTTTATTGCTACCCCGAATTTCCCAAAGAAAAGATTGTTGAAATATTAAAACTATTAATTAAAGAAAAGACAAAATTAGAACTACTGAAAATATTAGATAAACTATATTTTTCTCAGATAAGAAAGATTCTACTTATTTTTATTGAACAGTTAGATTATAAGTCAATGAAAATTTTAATCAATACAGATGAGAACAGTGTATCAAAGATAATAAATATAGTAATTTTAATATTTGAAACTTCTCAAATTTTAAAAGATTATAAAAATTTTGATTTTCAAACAAAGCCTGAATTTACAGAATCAAAACATATTTTGAAAAATGATAACTATATTAAATTTAATAAGTATATAGAAAAATTAATTAAGCAAAATAAGCCGATTATGTCACTATATTTATTGAATTATTTTGGTGGATGTGGTGATAATAACTCTGATTATGATTTAATAATTAATAATTATATTAAAGCTTTTGTTTCATTAGAAAGAATAGATATACTTGCTAAGTATTATGATGAATTAGAATTAGCAAATGATAATATAGAATTCTTAGTACTTTTAGCAGAATATTATATAAAAATTAAAGATTCTGATAATGCAACACTAATTATAAATAATATTACAAAAATTGAACCAACATATCCATTCATTAAATTGGGGTTAAATGAAATTCAAAAGATATTTATGATTAATAAGTTGACTGCTGATAATATAGATATAGAAAATATAAATAAATTAACTGGACAAGAATTTGAAATATTATTAATAAACAAATTTAAAGAGTTAGGTTTTAAAACAATAGCTACCCCTATTACTGGTGATTATGGTGCAGATATTATTATTGAAACGCAAGATGAAACAAGGTTTATTATCCAATGTAAAAGATTCAAAAGCAAGGTGAATTTAAAAGCTATTCAAGAAGTTGTAGGTGCTTTGGCACACTATAATGGTGATTTAGGTATTGTCATTACCAATAGTACTTTTTTAAATAGTGCAATAAAACTAGCTGATAGTAATGACATTGAATTGTGGGATAATTTTAGATTGATGCAATTTTTATCTAATGATATTTCATTTTCACAAATTGTTGATTCATAGTAAAGATATGTAACTATTTGTATTTTGGAATTGTTGAAAAGTTGTGTTTTTCAATCACATTTACTATAATAAGTTAATGTTTTTTTAATTACTAAAAAAAGATAGAAGTAATACCTACTAATATGTCATAAATAATTGATACACCAAAACCTGGAGTGGTAATTGAAATTAGGACATTAAATTTTGATCAGTCTCTTCCTCAACCTCTTATTTTTGGAACAGTTTTAACTACTTTTGAGCTTGTTCCAAAAAGACTTGAAATTTGGAGCATGTTCAATAAGTACAGGTTCTTGAACTTCTTGTTTTAACTTATATACTTTTAATCACGAGTATGAATTTAAGTTACCTTTCCAACATCACCTGATTGTTCTATTGCATACCCTACTGTTTTAGCTATAGAAACAGCAGGAATTGCATCTTTTTATTTATTTAATATTTTTTTATACCAATCTACAATACCTTCCCCAATTTCGTGTGGATGTGATTCTTGTAGATAATGCTTTCCTTCACCTAAATCTACTGCAGTAATATTTTCCCAAGTTTCAGCTATATGCTCACCTAATTCTCGATTAATTATTAGTCCTGGTTCTGCATAAAACAACAACTTAGGAACATCTGAATTTTTGTGGTATTCAGTATATGAATTAACAATGTCAGTGGTAAATTTTGGAACGCCATCAAACGAAATTTGGCCAGGCCAAACTAATAGTGGTTTACGGCTCTTTTCTTCCAAATAAGGAGCTCGGTAATGATCCATTTCTTCTTTAGTTAATTCTCTGCCCGCCATCATAGGTAGCATAGCTTCAATAAAGAAGTTGTTTTTAACGATCATTTCATGTCCTTCTATTGGGTCACGAAATTTTTTAAATAATGTTTCGGTCTCTTTAGTTGTATTTTTCCAATAAGAAACTTGAGACATAGCTTCAAAAAAAACAATCCCTTTTACATTTTCTCTGTGCTGATTGGCATAGTTAAAACCTAAAGCAGAACCCCAATCTTGTATTATAAGAATGATATTTTTTAAAGCTAATTTTTCAATAAACGCATCTAAATATGTAATATGGTCTTCAAACGTATAATCTATATCGGGCTTGTCAGACTTACCCATTCCAATAAGATCTGGAACAACTACTCGACCTAATGGACTTACATGCGGAATGATATTTCTCCATAAATAACTTGAAGTAGGATTTCCGTGTATTAGTAAAAAAGTGTCTTTTGAATTTTTATCTCCTTCATCTACATAATGCATTTTAGAACCTAATACTTCTTGAAATTTAGATTCAAAAGGAAACGCTGCTGATATTTGTTTGTTGTTTTTCATATTTTTTACCTTTTTAATTTTGAAATTGAATTTTTGCGGTTTAGAAATCTTGCTACTTTTCTAACTTCCTTCAGTTTTTCTCGTTTTGTTTTATCCCACTTTTCTGTACCTGCACTATATCCATAAGCACAAATTTTAGTTGCATTTTTAAATAGAAATTCTTCCTGTTCTTTAGGGTATATATTTCCTATTTCTCTAAGAGTCCAACCCACGCCTTTCTCCACATAATAAGCGTTGTCAGAAATTAAAGGTGCTACCAAATCTATAAGTACCTGGAAAGGCAAATAGTGTTTTCTCTGTGCGCTATAATAAAGTAAACCCACTATGCTTTGTCTTCTATGCCATGGGTTTTTAGAAGTATTCCATTTTTTATACGTTGGCAAAATTAGTTCTGCATCATATTCTACTAACTGAGCATATATTTTTGAAATACTATCGCTTGTTTCCCAACGATTAATTTTGTCTTGCCATAATTTAATCGTTGACCAAGAGGAAAGCATTTTTTCTTTGTTTTTAATATGCTCCTCCAAGAAATACAAACAAAACATTTCTGCTCTATACACTTTTGTGTTCGTCCATATATAACTCCATATCTCTAATTGTTCATTAAAAGACATTTGCTTAAAAGAAAAACCTCTTTTAAAAGATTTCCTTTGTAAAGGAACGGTTTCACCTGCTTTAGAAGTGATTTTTTCTATTTCTTGAAGATAGTTTTTCATTTCTGTTCTAAAAATCTTGTACTGTTGGACGAATTACTAATTCATTAATATCTACATCATCTGGTTGCTCGATAGCATACGCTACTGCTTTAGCTATAGAAATAGCTGTAGTTTCTCCTAATCCACTACTTCCACCTGTAATTACTACTACTTTACCTTCAACATTTTTCATAATTTTTCCTTTTTGATTATCTATATTTAGAATGATACCACCTGGTACTTTAATATATCCTTAATTAAAATACCATATAGTACTTTAATTGTAAGATTTATTGTTTATTTAATTTGGAGTTATTTGAATTTTATTGTTTTTAGGTTTTAAAAGAAGAGAAAGAGCTAATCTTTTTCTTCTTTGTGATAGGTTTTATTTAAAGATAGAGAAAGATAAAGTTAGAATTTCTTTCATAGTTTTCACATCATAACCATTAGATATTCTGTTCATTGCCATACTTACTTGGGTATCAATATAATTTGCTGCCAGCTTTGAGGAGATGTCTTTAGTAAAGTCAGCATTTTCTTTTGATCTTTGAATCCATTTTTCATATGTTTCAACATATTGTTTGTGAATACGCTCAATTTCTTTTTTAGTTTCATCACCTAAAGGATAATTTGAATCACGCAATTTTATAAATAAACATCCATCATGATTAGTACTTTTAACTGTTAACCTTGATACAAACTTATCTAAAGTATCACAGAAGGGAAGATCTTCTATAAATAACTTTTGAACTTCAGTTATTACATTCTTCTCATAATGTTCTAATACAGCTTTTAATAGGCCATCATCATTTCCAAATTCTCTATAAATCCCAGGCTTAGATACATTTGCCCTTTTACATATCTCATTAAGAGATATTACTTCAATACCTTCTTCCCAGTATGCTTTCATACTTATATCTAAGATATGCTCTCTATTTAATGTTTTTGGTCGTCCTCTTGAACGTTTACTTTCTTCTATACTCATGATATATGCCTTTTTGAGTTTTATGGTCTTATAGTACCATATGGTACTTTAATATTCATTAAGTCAAACTATTTTTTTACTTAAATAGTTTTAAATTCTAAGTATGAATTTATGTTACCACTCCATCTTTAAGTATTTAAAAAATTAAGATAATCTTTTTTTGTATCTATATCAATAGAATATTTATCTTCTAACAATACAAAATCTAAAGGATTTTCTTCAAGAAACTTTTTTGCACCTTTATCGCCTTTTAAATTTTCTAACATTTTAAAATATATTTTAGGAAATATTGAGGGAACGGCAAATCTATTTTGATATTTTGAACATATAATTAAATTTTTATTTTCTGATGATTTCTTAATCAATTTTTGATAATGATTTAAAGGAATTAAGGGTTGGTCGCATAACATAATTAGTACCTTTTCAAATTCAAGGAAGTAAGGTATACAATAAGAGATAGAACTTCCCATCCCTTCTTTATAATTTGAGTTAACCATTATTGATATAGGGAAATCAATTATTTCATTTTTAATCTCATCATTTTTATGCCCTAATACAACTTTTACGTTAGAGCTTATTTTCAATGCTTTTTTTACAGCTATTTGAATTAATGTTTCATTCCCTACTTTTAATAACTGTTTAGGTTCTCCTAAACGTGAAGAAGTACCAGCAGCTAAAATAAGTACGGCTAGATTATTAGATTTTTCCATTTTTTCTTGCTTCTATTTGTGCACATATTGATAAAGCTATTGATTGGTGCGTATTACCACCAATATCAAAACCAACTGGAGCAAAATATCTCTTATCATCCTGAAGATTAAATTGTTCTCGTTTTTTTTGCATGTTCTTTTTATTTCCTAAGATGCCAATATATTCAACATTTGAATCAAGCAATGCTTCTAAATAGGTATCATCGGTATTTGGACAATGACTTAAAATAACTGCGGCATTATATGAACTCAAATCATAGGATAAAATATCTTTAAGATTTTCAAGTTTAATTAAATTATCTGCTTCATTTACATACTCTTCTTTAATTTCCCTATCAA
It includes:
- a CDS encoding restriction endonuclease; this encodes MKNEFELFLENNFKKNPLCSRLNSISGGYYWKYDFLLLELYKNKEFRNNDSYIIEYFLSHFDFYCYPEFPKEKIVEILKLLIKEKTKLELLKILDKLYFSQIRKILLIFIEQLDYKSMKILINTDENSVSKIINIVILIFETSQILKDYKNFDFQTKPEFTESKHILKNDNYIKFNKYIEKLIKQNKPIMSLYLLNYFGGCGDNNSDYDLIINNYIKAFVSLERIDILAKYYDELELANDNIEFLVLLAEYYIKIKDSDNATLIINNITKIEPTYPFIKLGLNEIQKIFMINKLTADNIDIENINKLTGQEFEILLINKFKELGFKTIATPITGDYGADIIIETQDETRFIIQCKRFKSKVNLKAIQEVVGALAHYNGDLGIVITNSTFLNSAIKLADSNDIELWDNFRLMQFLSNDISFSQIVDS
- a CDS encoding haloalkane dehalogenase; amino-acid sequence: MKNNKQISAAFPFESKFQEVLGSKMHYVDEGDKNSKDTFLLIHGNPTSSYLWRNIIPHVSPLGRVVVPDLIGMGKSDKPDIDYTFEDHITYLDAFIEKLALKNIILIIQDWGSALGFNYANQHRENVKGIVFFEAMSQVSYWKNTTKETETLFKKFRDPIEGHEMIVKNNFFIEAMLPMMAGRELTKEEMDHYRAPYLEEKSRKPLLVWPGQISFDGVPKFTTDIVNSYTEYHKNSDVPKLLFYAEPGLIINRELGEHIAETWENITAVDLGEGKHYLQESHPHEIGEGIVDWYKKILNK
- a CDS encoding DNA alkylation repair protein, with the translated sequence MKNYLQEIEKITSKAGETVPLQRKSFKRGFSFKQMSFNEQLEIWSYIWTNTKVYRAEMFCLYFLEEHIKNKEKMLSSWSTIKLWQDKINRWETSDSISKIYAQLVEYDAELILPTYKKWNTSKNPWHRRQSIVGLLYYSAQRKHYLPFQVLIDLVAPLISDNAYYVEKGVGWTLREIGNIYPKEQEEFLFKNATKICAYGYSAGTEKWDKTKREKLKEVRKVARFLNRKNSISKLKR
- a CDS encoding TetR/AcrR family transcriptional regulator — protein: MSIEESKRSRGRPKTLNREHILDISMKAYWEEGIEVISLNEICKRANVSKPGIYREFGNDDGLLKAVLEHYEKNVITEVQKLFIEDLPFCDTLDKFVSRLTVKSTNHDGCLFIKLRDSNYPLGDETKKEIERIHKQYVETYEKWIQRSKENADFTKDISSKLAANYIDTQVSMAMNRISNGYDVKTMKEILTLSFSIFK
- a CDS encoding nucleotidyltransferase family protein — encoded protein: MEKSNNLAVLILAAGTSSRLGEPKQLLKVGNETLIQIAVKKALKISSNVKVVLGHKNDEIKNEIIDFPISIMVNSNYKEGMGSSISYCIPYFLEFEKVLIMLCDQPLIPLNHYQKLIKKSSENKNLIICSKYQNRFAVPSIFPKIYFKMLENLKGDKGAKKFLEENPLDFVLLEDKYSIDIDTKKDYLNFLNT